Part of the Zea mays cultivar B73 chromosome 4, Zm-B73-REFERENCE-NAM-5.0, whole genome shotgun sequence genome is shown below.
TGGCCCCACTGATGGCAGTTGAGGTGTGTGCTTCATCTCTTTGTGACTTTGTTTTCTTTTCGCTTAGCCGTTACTTGTTCTTTTTAATGTCTTGTACTCTCGTAAGGCTGTAGCAGGAAAAGGTCAAAAATGCAACACATTGGGGGTAAATACTGCTTGTTATTTGGTACAGAGCATGATGGGTGCTTTGGTACAGTGGCGTATGTCAAGGGCGTAGTGATCAAGGGTAGGCAGCCCTCGACTACGGAGTTCGTAGTCTCCTGCCGTGTCTTCCAGGACCGAAGGTTATGCCCCTTACGGCGGCTGGGCTTGAGAGGAGATAGAGAGAGATGGATAATTGTTTTCTCCCTTTCTCAAGTGCTGATTACATCTATATATAGCCCACGGCTGAAACAGAAAAGGGTAATCCCCTCCTAAATAATAGGCTAGATATCTTCTAACAGAAAGGAGTAATCCCTTCCTAAATAATAGGCTAGATATCTTTTATTTCCTTAATCCTAGCGGCTAATTGGTTTGGGCAGCCGCCTCCTGTGTTGCATGCTCGGCTGCCCTGCGTATGTCGCGGGCGCGACGTCGCCTGGAGTAGGGGATGTTgtacatgacatctctccccccctcgaccaccagctcgtcctcgagctggaacGCTGGGTACTTGGCAGAGAAGGCGTCGAGGTCTTCCCATGTGGAGGATGCTGCGGGTTCTCCCTTCCAGCGGATGAGCACCTGTCGAACCCCGCGAGCGACGCGAGTGCGCACAGCACGTTCCGGCTCAGGGTTGATGGCTCCATGATGAACAACGGCTAACGGTGGTGGTGTCGCGGGAGGCTCGCCCACCCATTTCTTGAGGAGGccgacatggaacacatcatgaagctTGGCGCGTGGAGGCAACTCGAGACGTACTGCCACCTCATTGATGAGCTCGGTGACGCGGTACGACCCAAAGAAGCGGGGCTGAAGCTTGCTCTTCGGCGCCTGAGAAATGGAAGCCACTGGCCGCTGACGGAGTCGGAGGAGCACCCAGTCCCCAACGGCATAGGAGACGTGGCGGTGAGCTTTGTCGTAGTAGCGCTTCTGGATCGCCTGGGCCTGCTCTAGGCGGTGACGGACGTCGGCCAAGAATTCTTCGCGTTCGGCCATTGTTTGGGCCACAGCAGCCACGCGCGTGTCCCCTGCTTCATATGATCTGGTGGTGGGCGGGTCGCGGCCGTATACCACCCGAAATGGTGTCTCCTGTAGAGAAGACTGGTACGCGGTGTTGTATGTATATTCTGCCCAAGGCAGCCACCGCAACCAGTCCCGTGGTCGGTCGCCAGAGAAACAACGTAGGTACATGGCGATGACGCGGTTGGCAGCCTCTGACTGTCCATCGGACTGCGGATGGAATGTCGTGGTCATATGTAGCTTGGCGCCCATGAGCCGCATCAGCTCCCTCCAGAACGTGGAGGTGAACATCGGATCGCGATCGGAAACCATGGATTGCGGCATCCCGTGGAGGCGTACAATGTCGATGAAGAACGCCTGTGCCACAGACTCAGAAGAGTACGGGTGAGCTAAAGGGATGAAATGGCAGTACTTGCTGAAGCGATCCACCACCGTTAGGATGACGGATTTTCCTTTGACCCGGGGCAGAGCCTCGATGAAGTCCAGCCCGACATCAGTCCACACTCCAGTTGGCACGGGTAGTGGAAGAAGAAGACCAGCCGGTTGCAGATGCTCCGTCTTGAAGCGTTGGCACGTAGGGCAGGCGCGGACGAAGTCCTGGATGACGCGACGCATGTCGGGGAAGTGGAAGTCGCGTCGGAGTCGGTGGAGAGTGCGCTGCATGCCCTCATGTCCATCCCCGTGCACCGCGGCCACGATCTCCAGGAGGAGTGGCGAGGTGGGAGGGATGTACAGCCGGCCATCATAGGTGACCAGCCCGTCGACGAGGCCCCACGGGGCTGTACGGGTACCCGCGGCCAGCTCATCCCGGATGGCGACGAGGGCAGGGTCGAGAGCGTGTGCCTGGCGTAGCCGCTCGATGTAGTCGAAACGCGGGGCCGAGATGGTGAGCACTACGCCGTCAGGTGTATCCCGGCGGGACAGCGCGTCCGCGACGGTGTTCTGGGCGCCCGGCTTGTATTCCACCTCAAAGTCGAAACCGAGAAGTTTCCCGACCCAATGATGTTGCGGAATTGTCGCGAGGCGTTGGTCGAGGAGGAACTTCAAGCTGTAGTGGTCTGTCCGGACCGTGAAGCGTCGTCCCCACAGGTATGGGCGCCAGTGGCGTATGGCGTGCACGAGCCCGATGAGTTCTCGCTCATATGCAGCGAGGGAGCGATGGCGTGGCGCGACGGGGCGGCTGAAGAAAGCTATGGGGTGCTTGTCTTGGAGCAGCACCGCCCCGAATCCGTGCGTAGAGGCGTCACACTCGACAACAAAAGGCCGTGTGAAATCCGGAAGCGCCAAGACCGGGGCCGAGGTGACTGCGGTCTTGAGGGCTGTGAATGCCGCCGCCGCGTCCTCAGTCCAGGAGAACCCCTCCTTTTTCAGGAGCGCCGTTAGGGGTGCTGCGATGGCGCCGTAGTCGTGGACGAACTTGCGGTAATAGCCTGCAAGGCCCAAGAACCCGCGGACCGCGCGGGCGGAACGCGGTTGGGGCCAGTCGGCCACCGCCTGCACCTTGGCGGGATCCATGGCGACGCCGGTATCGGAGATGACGTGGCCGAGGTAGGCGATGGACGACACCCCAAACGCACACTTGGAGCGTTTGACGAACAGTTGGTGTTGTTGCAGCATGGTGAGCACGACTCGGAGGTGTCGGAGATGGTCGGCCCAAGAGCAGCTGTAGATCAAAATGTCGTAAAAAAACACCAGTACGAACCAGCGGAGGAAGGGATTCAGAACGTCGTTCATGAGTGCTTGGAATGTCGCCGGAGCGTTGCACAGGCCGAACGGCATGACGAGGAACTCATATAGCCCATCGTGCGTGCGGAACGCCGTTTTGGCGATGTCGTCGGGACGCATGCGGACTTGATGATAGCCCGAGCGGAGGTCCAGCTTGGAGAAGAACTTGGCGCCGTGGAGCTCGTCGAGCAGCTCGTCGACGACTGGAATGGGAAAGGCGTCCTTGACGGTGATGGCGTTCAGGGCGCGGTAGTCGACGCAGAACCGCCACGAGCCCTCAGGCTTCTTGACCAATAGAACGGGTGAAGAGAACGCCGAGGAACTCCGGCGGATGAGCCCCTGGGAGAGCATCGTTGTGCACTGGCGTTCCAGCTCGTCCTTGTGAGTCGCTGGGTAGTGGTACGGCCGCACGGCGACGGCCTGGGCGCCTGGTTGGAGGGTGATGCGGTGGTCGCGAGAGCGCGGTGGAGGCAGCCCTTGAGGCTCGGCGAATACGGGGTCGAAGGAGTGCAGTAGCTCGTCGAGGAGGGACGCGGAGGCCGTGGTGGAGCATATGGCCGCCGCGATGGCGCCCTGGGCGCACGGCCAGCAGATCGGGCGCCCCTGCATTATGAAGGACATGGTGCGGCGCTTGAAATCCCACGTCACCGGCCCGAGCGTGCCGAGCCACTGGGCGCCCAGAACGACATCATACCCAGCCAGCGGCATGACGAAGAGATCGGTGTTGAACACGTCGCCCTGGACGGAGAACGTGACGTGGTGCAAAACGCCTGGGCAGGTGATTCGCTCGTCGTTGGCCACCGTCGCCGTCATGCGTGGCCGAGCGGAGATAGGGAGCCCCGTGCGACGTGCTGCGGACTCTGAGATGAAGCTGTGCGAGGAGCCGTCCAGGAGCGCGGAGAATCGGACGCTGCCGATGGTGACGCCGATCTGGAGGGTGTCGATGAAGCGGACCCCGGCGAGAGCGGAGAGGGAGAAACACGGCGACTCCTCGGTGGATGCCCCTGGTGCGACCCATACGGCGAACACAGGCGCCTCCTTGTCgccgggatcctccgctgccgcgTTGTCGTCCCGCGCGACGTCATCGATCTCCACACCATTGAGGAAGAAAAGGCGGCGGCAGAATCTGTTGTGGCCACGGGTGAACTTCTCATTGCAATTGAAACACAACCCTTGGCGTCGTCGTTCCGCCATCTCCTCCGGTGTGAGACGCCTCTGGTTGCTCTCGCCGCGGCCCTGCTGGGCGGCCGCTGGAGGGGCAGGGAGCGCCAGGAGCGGCTCTGTTGCCGGCAGGGCAGCCCGCTGTGCGGGGCCCGGGGGACCGCGCGGTGCTGGCCGCGTTGGTTGCTGTACCGGTCGGTCGCTCTCCATCAGCTCGACTTGGCGAGCCAAGCTTATGGCCGCCGCGAGTGTGTCTGGATGGTGGAGACGGACGACGTGGCTGAGCGGCGGTAGAAGACCCCCGGTGAAGAACTGGACACGCTGCGCCTCTTCCAGCCGACCGGCGCGAGGTAGAAGGGCCTGGAATCGGCTGGCGTACTCTTCCACGGTTCCGGTGCGTCGGCAGTCGTTGAGCTCGAACATCGGGGCAGACCGGAGCGGGGGCCCGAACCGGAGGCTCAGGAGATCTTTGAAATGTCCCCACGATGGGGTGCCCTCATCGTCCTGAAGCTGGATATACCATAGCTGCGCGACCTCGTCCAGGTGATAGGACGCCATGCGCACGCGCTCCTCCGCCATGGTGCGATGTTGGCGGAAGTAAGCCTCGCACTTGTTGAGGAAGATCATTGGATCGATCGTGCCGTCGAAGCGGGGAAAGTCCCACTTCTTATGGCTCGGGAAGAAGTCGTGATCGCGGGGCCTGTCTGTCTGGTTGCCATCGGCGGTGCCAGACGCTGACGCAGTCCTGTCCTTCATGGCTGCCATGTCGGACTTGAGGGTCTGCATCTCCGAGGTCATGGTCTTGAGCATGTCCAGCACGTCGGCGAGAGACGGCTCAGACATGGTGGCTGCTGGGCTGGTTGCAGATTCAGATGAAGAGGTCGGCGAGGGTGGGGTGGGCGGTGTGGTCTAGGGCTGGTGGCGGCTGGTGAGGCGGTGGAGGATCGGCTGGATCGCTGATACCAGATGTCAAGGGCGTAGTGATCAAGGGTAGGCGGCCCTCGACTACGGAGTTCGTAGTCTCCTGTCGTGTCTTCCAGGACCGAAGGTTATGCCCCTTACGGCGGCTGGGCTTGAGAGGAGATAGAGAGAGATGGATAATTGTTTTCTCCCTTTCTCAAGTGCTGATTACATCTATATATAGCCCACGGCTGAAACAGAAAAGGGTAATCCCCTCCTAAATAATAGGCTATATAACTTCTAACAGAAAGGAGTAATCCCTTCCTAAATAATAGGCTAGATATCTTTTATTTCCTTAATCCTAGCGGCTAATTGGTTTGGGCAGCCGCCTCCTGTGCTGCATGCTCGGCTGCCCTGCGTATGTCGCGGGCGCGACGTCGCCTGGAGTAGGGGATGCCGTACATGACACGTAGCTCTTAGCTCACACATTGTCAGTCGAAAGACATAAGGGCAACCAAAGTAGAGCCTCTTACACACTGATTCACATAGTTTGCTATGTATAAAAGGAATTACTCGTGCTTTGAGCCCCCCAGCCCCTACACGAGTAAAGATCTGGCCTATAGGGGGCGGACCCTCATGTTATATGGGGTCAGCAGCTTCCGTGACCTTTCTCGGTCGGGGCTCCGATTGAGCTTCTTCTTAATATAGTACCATGGGGGCAGTATTTCTCCTACCGGCTGAGTTTTTTTTATAAAAAGGAATTTGGTTTTGTACAACTTGCTATAAAAGGATATATAGTACTGACATCGATAAGTCTATATGACCACTTACTCAAATCTGTAAAGCCAGATAGATTGTCAGCTTCAGTGTCTGTTTGGCAAGAAAAAGAAACATTTGAACCATCAAATTAGTTCTTCTTTGGATCCTCAAATGTTTATCTCGCAGTAGCCTTCCAAATTTATCTATCTGTAAAAAAGAATGTAGTGATTGACCCTAAATGATACTTTTTGGCTGTATTTCCTGGATGTGCTCAAGTGTTTTGCATTTTCAGTTTCTCTCTCGCGTGGCTGATGTCTTGACAGATTATCTTGGAGATCTGAATGAAGATATAATCAAGGACAACTTTGTAATTGTGTATCAGGTGTATTTCCTAGCCTCTGCTACAGTGCTACACCACAATATAGATTATATACAGCTGCTTCCTATTCTATTATTTTTGCTATGTGACTGTATATTCTTCTGAATGAGTATTGCAATTTGCAAGTATTCGGATGGCGCAAAAGTGGTGAGAGCTGTTTTACTGAGGCACCATGTTACGGGTTCGAAGTAGCCTCTCCGCATTTGCGGGAAGAAGGCTTGCCTCAGTTTATCTATTTCtcagaccccactcatgtgggagcctctgGCACTGGGTCGGCCCCCTTTTTTAGATGGCACAACAGTGATAGTGTCACTTAGTCGCAGGATGATCTGTTTTTACAAACATGTCATAAAGAAATAAATTAAGTATTTATTTAGCAAATGTTCAACTCAAATGTCCTTTGATATATTATAAAGCTTTGGAAATTAAGAAATCTTATCTAACtattttttttctcgaatacgcaggagagctgcgtatcattatattaaaagGAGAAAGAAATAAGGTCCAAAATAGACCTTTTCTAACTATAATTTCTAATGGGGTTAAATATTGTGTTGCATATACAGAGCTACAAAGCTCATGAAATATTAGAATTTACAGAAAATCGAACCTTTTATATTATAATAAATTTCTTCAGGATTTTGTGATAAATTTAAAAGATCAAGGCAGGCCATTGATCTACTGTTGACTTTGTTGAGTCTGTTATAAATAATTTCCTAATCTACATGCTGGAATCAAGTTTTGCTGCTTGCTAAGCGGTTGCCACTTGCCAGTGCACGTATTCTGAAATTTCTCTAATTCTATAGTGCTTAACGACTGCAGATTTTGGATGAGATGATGGATAATGGTTTTCCACTCACAACTGAGCCAAACATCTTGAAAGAGATGATCACCCCACCTAATATTGTGAACAAAATGTTGAATGTTGTTACTGGCAAGAGTTCTACCCTTGGCAGCAAACTTCCAGATGCAGCTGCTTCTTTTGTACCTTGGCGAAGAACAACAGTCAAGGATGCAAGCAATGAAGTCTATGTTAACATAGTCGAGGAACTTGAtgcatgtgtgaacaggtattccATTTTTTTCCTTTTAATGTCTTATAAACGGGATCCATTAATTCTGCTAATATGGCTTTTAGGACCTTAGTCACAGTAATTGGTCAAATGTTTCCGGAAGGTACTCATTGTTCAGCATTTTCGTAGTAATTCTGTACATTGAGCTCCAATCTATTTTTTATACCTACAATTTATGAATGCTCTGCACTTTAGCAAGTGCTATGAAAATATAGAAAAAAGGGTATCATAAGAATGAAGATTCATACTATTAAGTAGTGGTATAGCATAATAGCACATGAAACTACCCTACTTATGTTTTATTTAATTTTTCTTATGTTACTGAGGCTCCTTTGCTGTTTGGTATCTTGTTCGTTGATTGGTGCACAGAGAGGGGGTTCTCGTGAAATGCGAAGCATACGGTGAAGTCCAAGTAAACTGCAGCCTCCCAGGTGTGCCAGAGCTGACCATGTCCTTTGCTAACCCTGCAATTATCAATGATGTTACCTTCCACCCCTGCGTCCGATTCAGGCCTTGGGAATCAAATCAGATCCTATCATTTGTTCCTCCCGACGGGCAGTTCAAGCTCATGAGTTACAGGTACTCATTTGTGCACTAGCTTTTCTTCTGTACACACTCAGCACACTCACATTTGATCAAACGAGCAGGGTTCAGAAACTGAAGAAGACACCGATCTATGTGAAACCACAATTAACATCAGATTCCGGGAACTGCCGCGTTAGTGTGATGGTCGGGATTCGAAATGATCCTGGGAAACCTATTGATTCGATAACAGTGCAGTTCCAGTTGCCCCCTCTTATTGTTTCTGCTGATCTGACTGCAAACTATGGCACGGTTGACATCCTTGCCGACAAGGTTAGTGTACTTCCTACCATAAGTTCCACAGTAACTCCACTCATACCTGATCTTGTCACCGGTCAAGGTAAGGGGTCTATAGTAGGTAGTTTCAGAAAATTCTCTGAAGCTGAGCACTCTACAAGTCTACATGTACCTTCACCTTGCTATGCTTCTCTGACGCTAGCCTTCTTATGCAGACCTGTTTGTGGACAATCGGGCAGATACCAAAAGACAAAGCACCGGCACTCTCTGGAAATTTACGACTGGAGGAAGGGCTCGCACAACTGCATGCATTGCCGACATTTCAGGTGAAATTCAGGATTATGGGAGTTGCCCTATCTGGCCTTCAAATTGATAAGCTGGACGTGAAGAACACACCGAACGCTCCGTACAAAGGTTTTAGAGCCCAGACTCAAGCTGGGAAGTATGAGGTCAGATCGTAGGTGCTTGCAGGGGGGCAGCTGTTAGTTCATTCTTGTAGAAAACGAATGATGCTGCGGACCTGGCTCATGGCCTGTTAACACATTGTTATGATCATCAGTT
Proteins encoded:
- the LOC100273129 gene encoding AP-3 complex subunit mu isoform X1 — protein: MLQCIFLLSDSGEVMVEKQMAAHCVDRAICAWFWDYVVAHAAGDPSKVLQVVVSPTHYLFQIYRNGVTFLACTQVEMAPLMAVEFLSRVADVLTDYLGDLNEDIIKDNFVIVYQILDEMMDNGFPLTTEPNILKEMITPPNIVNKMLNVVTGKSSTLGSKLPDAAASFVPWRRTTVKDASNEVYVNIVEELDACVNREGVLVKCEAYGEVQVNCSLPGVPELTMSFANPAIINDVTFHPCVRFRPWESNQILSFVPPDGQFKLMSYRVQKLKKTPIYVKPQLTSDSGNCRVSVMVGIRNDPGKPIDSITVQFQLPPLIVSADLTANYGTVDILADKTCLWTIGQIPKDKAPALSGNLRLEEGLAQLHALPTFQVKFRIMGVALSGLQIDKLDVKNTPNAPYKGFRAQTQAGKYEVRS